ACTGATGAGTAGCAAATTGATTTACTGGTTAAATTAGCAACTATGGAGTTATATATGTCAGTTATATTGagaatagtataaaataaatggataatTCATCAGAAACTGGCTTCTAGATTTTAATTTTAGTGACCTTGAAATAACATAATTTAGTACCAAATGTTTAAACACCCATTATAATTGCTAACTTGTGAAGTCAGCATTATTTATATCTGATCAGCTATACAAAactcattaatttttcttttgaaaaaggcagtaaaaaatcccaaagaataagGGAGAGACTACTAATTAAAGGTCATGTTTACTAATCTAGCACCATAGTTCCAGTCTTAGGACCTCCCGAGCTGctaggaggaagggaagaggtgaGGATGTTGGGAAAGTAAGCACAGTTCTTAACTCGTGGCCCCATTTGTGCTCGAAGCAAAGGCTGAGACTGGACAGAAGACAGAAGCTTTGGTTCAGATGTAAAGGAGGCCCTGGAGAAGAGCAGAGTCAGGATTTCCTGGAGCCAGTGCTGGAGTTGGCCTCATGAACTAGGGGGTTTCTTCTTGGCATCCAtgtcctttttaatttcttcaagtTTTTTAGCCAGGTTTGGcatctttaaagagaaaagacaTTATTACAATTTTGCATCTAACTAATCAATATGCTTTGGCTTCTCTTCCTCAAAGACAAATGGTTGTtgtacaaatttttattttcctctgaaaGTGACCTGTTAAATAGTGGTGTCTTTAACCTCCTGACTGCAACAGAAGGATTTCAGAAGTTGTCAGTTAAAGTATGATCCCTCCCTGGAAGCCAGACCCTGATTTTGACTTTTATAGACCCACTTAGCCCCTCAATCCAGTGCCAAGTAAAAGTTGTACATacaaacaataaatgtgatacagttGGATACAGTACCATATGACTCAAATGAAGGTTGACAGAGGGAATTCCCTTTGTCACACTAAAAGCTTCACTAGAAAACAAAAGTTAGTATCATGTTTCATTCCTTGTCTCTTTAAAACAATCATTACCTTTCCAGAATCCCCATTCATAGGCAGTTTTGCCACCTGTTTTTCCACTTCCCCATCTATAAAGTGAGGCTAATACAACGCTCCATGTCACAAAACTGTCCTCCTTGAATGTGCTACATGATATAGACCCACCTCCAAAATTCTGTCATCTCTACTCCTGGGTATGGGGACTGAAAAGGTTAtcctattactttttaaattttcactgatCACATCAGATGCTGTAGAACTGTTAAGAATCTAACCTACTATTAGTCTGAGCTAACAAACACAGCTCAGCATCACCATGAGACCATCTAAAGTGATGGGATTTTGCCCTCTTGTGGTGAGATAGAGGACAGATAGGCTTCTGTGACTGGAAAATCTTTCTCCAAAATTCAAGACTTTTCCCTCAGATCTATGGACCCCATCTATGCTGGGAGGCTCACCTTACTTCAACAAAGACAAGTCACTACAAGTCAGCTACATGGAATCACGGAGAAAGTGAATGGTCACTTACGTCATAATTTTGAGCCAGATACATTCCAACCAGGTTGCCAAAAGTAAATCCAACCTGAAAGAACAGAACAGGAAGAGTTACACTGGATATTGAGCTCAGTACCAGCTGATACCAAGCCAAATTATAGAGGCAATATTCTCCTAAGGAGCTTAGGATAGTTAGAAACCCCAGGGTCCAGTCTAGGGCTGGACAGTACAAAGTGTGAAATTCACATCTTGcttctataaaataaacatagaaataGCCTCCCAAAAGGTTAGAGAGAGAATACACCAAAAGAATGGGAGCACTAACAAATCTACCCTAAATTCTCCTTATCCCCTAGCACCTCCATAAACACTTGATTGTAAGTGCTAGAAACCCAAATTAAagttctgctttaaaaaaaaacatgtttttattgatttcagagagaagaagggagagggagaaatagaaacatcaaatatgagagagaatcattgaccggctgcctcctacacgctccctactggtgtgatcaagcccgcaacctgggaatgtgccctgagcaggaatcgaaccacgacctcctggttcataagtggatactcaaccactgagccacaccagccaggcaaagttCTGCTTCTTGTTGTTAAAAGCtgcaattgtttttctttttttgttatgaGTATTGTTATTTCGCACTGATAGGTCCCAGCCAAAAGGAGCCAGGCCAagagtttaagaaattttattgcaTTCTCTCATAGCGGGCTGAGACCAGTGTGTCAGTGTCAGCCCCGAGGGGGTGGTTAGGTTGTCTTATATGGGGTAAAAATATGCAATATAGGGTCAGGATGTGAGTGCAAGAGTCGGTCAAGCAGACGGGAGGGCAGGAGCTGGTCAAGGGAGGCAAGGGAGGAGAGTACACAGGTCAGTCAGGCAGAGGGGAGTTGTTCTTATCTTGCTTCTGCAGGCTCTGGCTATCTGCCTCAAGCTATGGGAAAAGGCTTATAACAATACTagcggccaggtgcacgaaaattcgtgcactgggggtggggggtcccctcagcccggcctgccccctctcacagtccaggagccctcaggagatgtcctactgactggaagtgggcctaagccgcagtctagcctccctctgcaggaggcgactgggccGATCAGGGGGAGgtaccgcccccatcaccccgcctctgctgccactgctggctgccgcAACTACCTGCccttgtctggaaggacatctggctgtctggtctaattagcatattatacctttattattatagatatatttcagaaaatatatccAAGCAGGAGAGATTAAGAGTCATTCACCCTAACACTCATGACATCAAATAAAaagtattcaatttttaaaaagtgttcagtTAAATCATaagattttagaaaatgaagGAACTTTCACAGTTCAATCTCTTCATATTTCAAAAACATGAGGCCCAGCTgagctggcgtgactcagtggttgagcatatacctatgaaccaagagatcatggttcaattcctggtcaaggcatatgcctgtgtggtgggctcaatccccagtgtggggcatgcaggaggcagccaatcaataattctctctcatcattgatgtttctatctctctcctttcctctctgaaatcaataaaaatatttttttaaactttttaaaaacaaataaaaaacaaacaaacatgaggCCCAGGATAGTAAAGTGACTTGTCAGAATCATTCACAACAAAGAACACAGGG
The genomic region above belongs to Eptesicus fuscus isolate TK198812 chromosome 14, DD_ASM_mEF_20220401, whole genome shotgun sequence and contains:
- the STMP1 gene encoding short transmembrane mitochondrial protein 1; amino-acid sequence: MLQFLVGFTFGNLVGMYLAQNYDMPNLAKKLEEIKKDMDAKKKPPSS